GTCCAAGGGCCACAGGCAGTTTGTGAGACGACCCCAAACTCTGAATTCAagccacagtacacagtgaagacagtgaagcatggaggTGCAAGCATCATGATATGGGCATGTTTCTCCTACTATGGTGTTGGGCCTATTTATCGCATACCAGGGATCATGGATCAGtttgcatatgttaaaatacttgaagaggtcatgttgccctatgctgaagaggacatgcccttgaaatggttgtttcaacaagacaatgacccaaaacacactagTAAACGGGCAAAGTCTTGgttccaaaccaacaaaattaatgttatggagtggccagcccaatctccagacctTAATCCAATTGAGAACTTGTGGGGTGAtatcaaaatgctgtttctgaagcaaaaccaagaaatgtgaatgaattgtggAATGTTGTTAAAGAATCATGGAGTGGAATAACAGCTGAGAGGTGCCACAAGTTGGTTGACTCCATGCCACACAGatgtcaagcagttttaaaaactgtggtcatacaactaaatattagtttagtgattcacaggattgctaaatcccagaaaaaatttttttttgtacaaaatagttttgagtttgtacagtcaaaggtagacactgctatttttttgaacacacccctttcaactaattcaactaataccccaattgcacagccttaagagcgtgcatatcatgaatgctgggtcttgtttgttttctgagaatctactgaacctactggtaacttgtttgccacgtagcaataaaaaatatactaaaaaccttgattattctggttagtcacattgtactgctattattttgaacaatactgtatagGCCTGTTTGGGAGCCAATATGACGACAGCAGCATCAGGAGAGCGAGACCCGTCTGTTGTGATGTCAGCTACAGGTCGCTGCTGCTGTCTTTTCAGACTACTACAGAACACCAGGAGACCGTGGAAACCAGTCTGCTGGTTTAAACCCGATCTGCAGGatcagggtcagaggtcagaggtcaacgtACCCGGTTCAGTTTGATGAGGATGCAGGGCTGACCTCTGCTGTAACCATAGAAACGATCCGAAATCCCAGAACACTCCTCCAACATCGTCCGATTAAACTGACAGGAACGCTTGGGATTGTTCctgacctgcagagagacagacaggtagagggtgagacaggtagagacacagACGGGTAGAGAGTGAGACAGTCAGGTTTACCTCTCCACTGTCCTCTTGAATGAAGTATTGATCTGGAGGGCAGTTATCGTTGGTCTGAACCTGATAGCTGTCGTTGtatgctgcagacagacaggcagacagagagacatacagtcagacagacaggcaggtagagagacagacagacaggtagagaggcagacagacaggtagagagacagagagacatacagtcagacagacaggcaggtagagagacagagagacatacagtcagacagacaggcaggcaggtagacagacagacagacgtgtagagaggcagagagacagacagtcagacagacaggcaggtagagagagagagagagagacagacaggcaggtagagagacagacagacagacagacaggtagagacacagacagacagacgggtagatagacagacagacgggtagagagacagacagacaggtagagaggcagacagacagacaggcaggtagcaagacagacagacaggcagacagagagacagacagacaggtagagagagagacagacagacaagcaggtagacagacagtcaggtagagagacagtcagatagacaggtagagaggcagacagacagacagacaggcaggtagagagacagacagacagacagtcaggtagacagacaggcaggtagagagacagacagacagacaggtagagagacagacaggcaggtagagagtcagacagacagacaggcagacagacagtcagacaggtagagagacagacagacaggtagagaggcagacagacagacaggcaggtagcaagacagacagacaggcagacagagagacagacagacaggcagacagagagacatacagtcagacagacaggcaggtagagagacagacagacaggtagagaggcagacagtcagacagacaggcaggcagagagacagacagacagacagacagacagacgtgtagagaggcagagagacagacagtcagacagacaggcaggtagagagagagagacagacaggcaggtagagagacagacagacagacaggtagagacacagacagacagacgggtagagaggcagacagacagatgggtagatagacagacagacgggtagagagacagacagacaggtagagaggacagacagacagacaggcaggtagcaagacagacagacaggcagacagagagacagacagacaggtagagagagagacagacagacaagcaggtagacagacagtcaggtagagaggcagacagacagacatacaggcaggtagagagacagacagacagacaggtagagagacagacaggcaggtagagagtcagacagacagacagacagacagacagacagacagacagtcaggtagacagacagacagacaggtagacagacagacagacagacagacaggtagagaaacagacagacagacaggcaggtagagagacagacagacagacagacagacagacagacaggtagagagacagacaggcaggtagagagtcagacagacagacaggcagacagacagacagacagacagacaggtagagagacagacaggcaggtagagagtcagacagacagacagacagacagacagacaggcagacagacagtcaggtagagagacagacagacagacagtcaggtagagagacagacagacagacagacaggtagagagacagacagtcagacagacaggtagtaAATTATGAAACAGATGGTTTTATTTGAAACACAATCGGACACCAAACTGTATCTAAAGtcgttttatttaatttctcgTTACTGACATcattaaatattataattaattaacgAGTCTTACGAGAGAGGAAGGTGTTGAGGTTGTGGATGAAGCCGTCCCAGCTCTCAGTGTCCGAGACCGAGAACCTGATCTCCAGCTGGTCGCCCTTTGGACGAATCATCATCCCTGAAAcgtgaaaacagctgctggttgaccaatcacagcctgagTCTCGTTAATCAATCACAGCCTGAGCCTCGttaaccaatcacagcctgagCCTCGttaaccaatcacagcctgagCCTCGttaaccaatcacagcctgagCCTCGTTAATCAATCACAGCCTGAGCCTCgttgaccaatcacagcctgagCCTGgttgaccaatcacagcctcaGAAACTACTCCAACCAATCATGGGTGGagtttgggtttgtgtgtgttcaggtgtgtttgttttcctcacCTGGAGTGGCCAGGCGGTCCTGCCAGGTGGGTTTGTAGTCGTCGAGCGTCAGCAGCATGATGTACATGGTGAGAACAAACATACCCGCCAGAAACAGGTAGAAGACCAGGTAGAAGAGCAGGATCAGACCTGAGGGGGGAGACGGGGCACAGTGAACGACATCacatcctctcctccccccctcctccccctcctctcctctaaaTGTCATCTTTATAATCCTCGTGTTTAGCCCCGCCCCCTGCTGATGACCTACATTCAGGGTGAATGGAGGGGGGAGGGTGGAgtcagaggagggggagggtggaggagggtgGGGGTTGACTCTGTGTACTGAGTGTTTTCATGGCGTGCTGAAAACAAATCGCACCGACTCCGGTCATGTGACCTTTAAAGTGAACACACAGCGATGAAACTGATGTCCatctgttttattaaaatgttgcacTGTTCCTTTAAGATGATGTCAacgagggtcctcacaagtatattAGTaccaccgtgtgtgtgtgtgtgtgtgtgctcgtctGACAGCTTaacagtcaacacacacacacacagtaacaaaatcacacacagaaacacacacacacacacacagaaacacacatctgtctgctcacacacacacagtaacacacatacacagtaacacacacacacacacacacacacagtaacacacatacacagtaacacacacacacacacacacacagtaacacacacacacacacacacagaaacacacacacacacacacacacacacacacacacagtaacacacatacacagtaacacacacacacacacagaaacacacacacacacacacagaaacacacacacacacagaaacacacacacacacacacacacagaaacacacatacacagtaacacacacacacacacacacagtaacacacatacacagtaaacacacacacacacacacacacacacacacacacacagaaacacacacacacacacacacacagtaacacacacacacacacacacacacacacacacacagtaacacacacacacacacacacacacagtaacacacatacacagtaacacacacacacacacacacacacacacacacagtaacactgCTCTCTGATGTCGTTCACTTCAGcgtgtaagagtgtgtgtgtgtgtgtgtgtgtgtgtatgtgtgcatcagtgtgtaagagtgtgtgtgtccttcagtCTCCATCAAGGCCACACATCCACTGCCCtggtgcatgatgggaaatatgACATCATAAGAGTGTAGTTATGTAAAGCCTGAGAAGATCTGAGACCAGTGAAACACTGAGGTAGTTTTAGTGAGACGTTATGGAGACGGTCTGACTGTCGGCACAGGCAACGGCTCGGTACAGGCAACGGTTCCCTACAGGCAACGGCTCTGAACAGGAAACGACTCGGTACAGGAAACGGTTCCCTACAGGCAACGGTTCTCTACAGGCAACGGCTTGGCACAGACAACGGCTCGGTACAGGCAACGGTTCTCTACAGGCAACGGCTCGGTACAGGCAACGGCTCTACAGGCAACGGCTCGGTACAGGCAACGGTTCTCTACAGGCAACGGTTCTCTACAGGCAACGGCTCGGTACAGGCAACGGCTCGGTACAGGCAACGGTTCTCTACAGGCAACGGTTCTCTACAGGCAACGGCTCGGTACAGGCAACGGCTCGGTACAGGCAATGGTTCTCTACAGGCAACGGTTCCCTACAGGCAACGGCTCGGTACAGGCAACGGCTCTGAACAGGAAACGACTCGGTACAGGAAACGGCTCGGTACAGGAAACGGTTCCCTACAGGCAACGGTTCCCTACAGGCAACGGCTCGGTACAGGCAACGGCTCTGAACAGGAAACGGCTCGGTACAGGAAACGGTTCTCTACAGGCAACGGCTCGGCACAGACAACGGCTCTGAACAGGAAACGACTCGGTACAGGAAACGGCGGTACAGGAAACGGCTCGGTACAGGAAACGGTTCCCTACAGGCAACGGTTCCCTACAGGCAACGGCTCAGGAAACACGGTACAGGCAACGGCTCTGAACAGGAAACGGCTCGGTACAGGCAACGGTTCTCTACAGGCAACGGCTCGGCACAGACAACGGCTCTGAACAGGAAACGACTCGGTACAGGAAACGGCTCGGTACAGGAAACGGTTCCCTACAGGCAACGGTTCCCTACAGGCAACGGTTCCCTACAGGCAACGGTTCCCTACAGGCAACGGTTCCCTACAGGCAACAACGGTTCTGAACAGGAAACGGCTCTGAACAGGAAACGACTCGGTACAGGAAACGGTTCCCTACAGGCAACGGTTCCCTACAGGCAACGGTTCCCTACAGGCAACGGCTCGGTACAGGCAACGGTTCCCTACAGGCAACGGCTCGGTACAGGCAACAGTTCCCTACAGGCAACGGCTCGGTACAGGCAACGGTTCCCTACAGGCAACGGTTCCCTACAGGCAACGGCTCTGAACAGGAAACGACTCGGTACAGGAAACGGTTCCCTACAGGCAACGGTTCCCTACAGGCAACGGCTCGGTACAGGCAACGGTTCCCTACAGGCAACGGCTCGGTACAGGCAACGGCTCGGTACAGGCAACGGTTCCCTACAGGCAACGGCACGGTACAGGCAACGGCTCGGTACAGGCAACGGTTCCCTACAGGCAACGGCTCCGCACAGGCAACGGCTCGGTACAGTCAACGGTTCTCTACAGACAACGGCTCGGTACAGGCAACGGTTCCCTACAGGCAGGCAACGGCTCGCGGCTCGGTACAGGACAGGAAACGGCTTTGAACAGGCAACGACTCGGCACAGGCAACGTACAGGAAACGGGCACAGTCAACGGTTCCCTACAGGCAACGGCTCGGTACAGGCAACGGTTCCCTACAGGCAACGGCTCCGCACAGGAAACGGCTTTGAACAGGCAACGACTCGGCACAGGCAACGGCTCGGTACAGTCAACGGTTCCCTACAGGCAACGGCTCGGTACAGGCAACGGTTCCCTACAGGAAACGGCTCCATACAGGCAACGGCTCCGCACAGGCAACGGCTCCGCACAGGCAACGGCTCGGCACAGGCAACGGCTCGGCACAGGCAACGGCTCGGCACAGGCAACAGCTCGGCACAGGCAACGGCTCGGTACAGGAGTTTACTGTTTACTGGTATATagaactacagacagacagacagtcagacagacaggtttgaTGAACCCGTCTGACTCTCTTTCAGAATCTTTTGAAGCTGAAATAAATGTGACGTTGTGATGCAGATCTGTTGGCTCAGTGTTGATACTGGTCTTAAACGTATCAGGATAGAACTGATCCAAAGCTGAGGAGCCGGTACAGCTAAAGATCCATCAGCCCTGGACCCTAACCCGGAGTCTGGAACAGGTGAAAGGTCTAACCTGCAGGTCTAAGACTGCCTCCACACCTAATCGGCTGACGGTCTACCCCTGAAAAGGACTGAAGGTCTCAGTCTGGACCCAGGTGGACTCTGGAAGCAAACCACCGGTCTGAGTGAGAGTAGATGATTATTAAATCATCTGTTGATTATCTGTTAGGTAAATGCCATGTGCAGCCAGTAACCGTGGTAACACGTTCTGATAGCCGGTTCCAAGTTGGTCAAATACTCCAATATGATCATTTACTGGTGTGACTCTGTGTGCCGACGCTGGACCAGAACTGGACTCTGTCCTGATAGCTGGATCTGAGTGTAGACCCCCCCAGACCCTGCAGCCATATGTGGACCAGAGCTGGACCTCATCTGGTCCATCTGGTCCCGTGGTGGCAGAACAGAACCGATCCGACATTCCGACTAAATCGTGACTGTAGCCTCCCGAGTGCTGCTGAAACACATAGTAATATAATGAATCAGtattaaaatactgttttatgACGTTTTATAACAATTAAACAGCGTTAAACCTCCACCTCAGGCCGGCGTGACGGCGTCAGGGGTCTCATCCAGTTTGCAGAACATTCATTAATAAACGACCTCACGTGATTCACAGATGATCAAAACTGCTGTTGATGCTTCTGTCGCTCGACTtgtcgattaatcgactaattgttgaAGTCGTCTGTAACCTGGCTGAACCTTTATTCATTCTAccgttttattgtatttatattttttaacgtatttgtttaaatattgtgtatattcatataaagtttattattatgagacatctgaaaaataaacagaaccataaaattattaatattataatttgatttattctcttttctgtctgtcagtgatgCTCGCTCGTCCTCTGTCCGCCATGTCTGCCGCCTGAAGGTCATTTATAATCCGTCTCTCTATTAAAGGAGGAATTATACAGAAAGTaggacgagtgtgtgtgtgtgtgtgtgtgtgtgtgtgtgtgtgtgtgtgtgtgtgtgagtgtgtgtgtgtgtgtgtgtgagagtgtgtgtgtgtgtgtgtgtgtgtgtgtgagtgtgtgtgtgcaaagtgaattaatttaatCTGCAGATTGTTTTCAGCTCCTCAACAGCATCATCTTTAGATAGAAggtgaagctctgtgattggctgtttgttagtgaaatgcaccctgggagtcgtagttgacttctctccttcaggttttgtgactttttattAAAGAACCAGATGTTTTCATACAACatcttttgtttcatgttgaTCTAAACTGTGAGTCGCGTCAACGGACTTTTACTGCACGAAGCAGCGTCTGAAATAACTCCTCACACCTCCCAAaatgcctttgacacaattgatcatggcgtTCTTTTAGACTGGTTTTAGACACTGGGTGGGTGAATCTGGctctgcactagactggttctcatcttatctgtccaataggaaactctgtgtcagcattaataacttcatgtcatccttctcccatatcaagtccggtgtgcctcaaggttcaattctgggaccaatgcTGTTCTCCTTGTACATGCTTCCtgtgggtgatgtcatccgcagacatggtatttcttttcattgttatgcagatgacacacagttgtacctccctgtcgagttctctgcaggactgcctgtctgacataaaacactggatgtcgataaattttctacagctcaactcaaataaaactgaaatccttgttattgggccccaacacatcactaaacaaatactgccatctactggtgacctgtcacaacatatcaagcagatcctgattttacctgaactggctgtttattttatttctttatatttcatcattcactgtggtgttttatttctcttgttgtgaagcactatgtactttgttttgataagtactctataaataaagttttattattatttattactggCAACACTGGTGACACTGGCGACATTGCATGATGAGGTTTCGTGTATCTGCACAAGCGCAGTCTGCGTTGGTTCAGCGGACTCACTGAACCTCTACTAGCTGTAGCTAGTAAATATtatctatattttttataacaACACAGAACTAAATTTATTGTAATGCTGTACTCTGTAATAATACTACAAACTAACTGTGTGACTGGTACGGTAGCCTGCATGCACTCTCGCACTCTGACTGCAATCAAATAATGGATAAACACTGTTTCTTTGTGGAAACAACAGCAGGCGAGAAGAAACTGAGTCAAGCGGCCTGGTGAAAAGACCACCGTagatgctaatgctaatgctaacgccTCTTCCATCACTCGCTGGGCATGTTACTCGGGATGTGAAAATGCACCTGCTGGTTCGAGGTTTGGAAATGTACAGAGGAGGACCAAGAGGGTCCCAGGGTTTGCTGGAGGAAGCCGGAAGAAGAACATCTGGTATCACTTAGCCGATATTTTCCATTATATGCTTTTGCCTTTTATGGACTCGTGTCCAGGCCTGTGCGGTCTGAATGCACACTGCGGCCTCCTCACGCGGTTTAAAGGTCAGCTAGTGGCCtgattaatgatgatgatgatgattcatcTTCATCTGATCCGACAGAAAAGAGCACGTCTTCATTATGTTCTGGGAACGAGACGCATGTAGAACAATAACATCAGCAGAAAGTCACTTAAATCTAAATCTCAGACTTCAGTTTCTCTGTTTATATCAAAGTGACGTGAAGACGTCAGTTTGGACTCCGAGACATTAAGAGAGAAGTTATTTAATCGTACTGcgtcattttgtgtttataacTTCTGATTCTAGCATTTACTATAAATATCGtgttaataaatacatatatatatatatatatatatatatatatatatatatatatatatatatatatatatatatatatatgtgtgtatatatatatatatatatatatgtgtatatatatatatatatatgtatatatatatatatatatatatatgtatatatatatatgtatatatatatatatatatatatatgtatgtatatgtgctGTTAGGGCCTGTACTCGGAGATCTTGTGATGattcttctattttatttagttttattgttcAAATATAATGTTTCAATAATGTGATTTAGCTTTGGCTTTAATGTAACTAACTTTCATgatgagagagtgagacaggttcagagagagagagagacaggtggagagagagagacaggtagagagagaggtggagagagagagacaggtagagagagacaggtagagagagagacagagacagacaggtagagagagagacaggtagagagagagacaagtagagagagagagacagggagagagagagacaggtagagagagagagacaggtagagagacaggtagagagagagacagagacagacaggtagagagagagacaggtagagagagagacaagtagagagagagagagagagagagagagagagagagagagacaggaagagagagagacaggtagagagagacagacagggagagagagagacagacaggcagagagagagacaggtagagagagagagagagacaggtagagagtgagacaggtggagagacagacaggtggagagagagacaggtagagacagagacagagagagagacaggtagagacagagagacagacaggtggagagagacaggtagagagacagagagacagacaggtggagagacagacaggtagagagagagagagagagagagacaggtagagagacagacaggtggagagacagacaggtagagagagagagagagagagagagagacaggtggagagacagacaggtggagagacagacaggtagagagagagagagagagagagagagacaggtggagagacagacaggtggagagacagacaggtggactcACCCCAGCTCGAGGCGGTTCGGCCCAGCAGCTCGTGAGTTCGCGGGTTCCAGAACATTTCCCGCCACTCGCTCGAGCCTTTGCGGTCTCCCTCCTTGGTGCCGGacatgatgatgaagaggatgaagacGGAGGTCGGTGTGGGCTCAGACGGCGCGCGATGTCCCCGCTATGACGGTACGAGCCTCCCGCCGCTGCTTTAATATTCAGTTTAACAACGATCAGTGTCGGTGTATCGATCCGGCGGGTCGAAGATGATCGGTgtgatgagacagacagacagacaggcagagagacggagagagacagacaggacggTGTCACTGCGGtttacctcctcctccccccaacGTCTGACGTCACACCTGCTCCCCTCACACCGCCAATCACAGCGGGGCTTAATCAGGACAGACCCCGCCCCCTCCGTGAGTGACGTGTGACGGAAGACAGTTTACATGACCGAATGTGACGACGTCACTCACGTGTTTCTAACGCGCCTATAAGAAACTGTTTTGGTTGTTTGGCTGTGACTGCTCACGtgccctcctcctcatcatcatcttcatcatcacacATAATataatttgactgtttttattttgttgtcacTCCAGGTGCTCCCGATCCGAGCCTGGACCTGATCCGAGCAGACCATGGGGACAGTCTGACCTGGACCCGACCTGAACAGACCCGAGGACAGTCAGACCTGGACCCGACCTGAACAGACCCGAGGACAGTCAGACCTGGACCCTGATCCCACATGTGAAATACACCAACCAGCACACTTAACCCAGTACTCAGAgaatcccacaatgcaccagTCTGCGGCTCCACCAGTCCAGCTGTGCGTTTATAATCTGGATTCAGGACCGACAACAATCAGTAGACCTGAAGAAGTTCATGACATGTTGGACTGAGCgtgaatgtttttaatattcaaacACGACACAGTTAATCTGTTCTTGATGAGCGTAAAGAATAAATCTTAAATCTATCAGTTCTGCCTTTATGTCAGAAACCCTGTACCTGAAACCCTGTCCCTGATACCTGTCCCTGTCCCTGATACCTGTCCCCCTGTCCCTGGATGATAACAGTTTTCCTCGTCTCAGCTCCTGAAGGTTTGGTTCTCGGCCGTGTTGTagctgtgatgtttgtttttattcagtaaGTGCGTCCCAGTGAGCGCTGTGGAAATCAACAGACTTACACAATACAGTACTGGGTCGGACTCCTGGACTGTGATGGACCCACGGACAGTCAGAACAGATGATCAGAGCAGATTAGAGACCACTAGGATCCACTTTGACGCAGAGACCTGAGACCTGCAGCAATACAAATGGACCCTCCCAAAACTGATTAGACTGGCTAAAACGTGGACCTGGCCCGACTCGGGTCCTGGGTCGGGTCTGGGTTACTAGGGACCCAGCGGACCTGTGAAGACCTCTAATGTGGTGTAAGGTGGGCATGTTGTCAGGAAGAAAGAAAGTAGACTCAGGACTGTAAAACTGGTTTTATACTTCTGTAGAAAGCAGAAGGGACTCTGGATGGAAGTTTGAGTTGTAACCAAACCAGAGAGAAGTCTGCCATCTACTGGCGCTAAGTACGAACCACCGAACCTGAACAGACCTGGTTCAGGGGCGACAGGGACAGAAAGAAGAATACACACAGGAACAACAATAATACTGAGTGGTGATTGGTGGAAGCACAGTACCATTAAAGGGCAAATCTGTAAATATATAAACTTTTACACAAAATGGACATTTGTTTCTTTGACTCCCTCCATTTAAACCCTAAACCAGGAGGTTTCAGATACGCGTTCTGTCGGAGGACAGTGCAGCTCAGCTGTGGGACAGACAACAAATGGAGATAATACAGATGTTCACGCTACATGTGGGGACGTTTCAACGTTAAATAAAAAGAACCGCTGAAGTTCCAGGTTGTTAAGTTCCTGTGGTGGAAAAGGCCGATTTCATTTTGAATAGGAAGTTCAGGGACGGAGCACAGATGGCCTTAAGGGGGCCTTCTGCAACCGTATCTAACACAGTCATCAGTGCTCAGGGCCCGTGTGGGCCTGTCCATCAGAAGTGAACATGTCCAGAGTGTGGATTGGGGGGTGGTCCTCCTGGGGGGACATCCTGGAGCAGGTTCCTGTCCAGCTGTCTGCTGATTGCGTAGTGCTGGGCCAGAGACTCGTCAGTCCACTCTGTTCTGGACAGCAGCTGGTCCATGTGAGGCCCCAGGGTCCTATGTGGAAGTGGGTATGGACTGATGGTGGGGTCCCGCTCCAACAATGACTGTCCAGGGGCTCGATGTGGCCCATCAGGTCCATAAGGTGCACCTGTCAGTATAGAAGTGTCCCGATCCAGGGTGGTCTGCAGTCCCTGGTTCTGCTCGTCCATTTGGTATAGCTGCTTCTTATGGATCTGAATATGGTCCTGGTGGTCTAGTCTACCATGGCACAGCTGCTTTTTGTGAATTTGAAGGTGGTCCTGGTGATCCAACTGGGTGTGGTACTGCTGTTTcttctgattctgaatgtgaTCCTGCTCTTGGTGGTCCAACTGGGTATGGTACTGCTGTTTCTTTTGATTCTGCATGTTGTCCTGGTCTTGGTGGTCTAACTGGATGTGGTACTGCTGTTTCTTCTTATTCTGAATGTTGTCCTTGCCCTGTTGGTCCATTTGGTCCTGGTaatgctgctgcttcttctggtTTTGGATTTGGTCTTGTTGT
This sequence is a window from Siniperca chuatsi isolate FFG_IHB_CAS linkage group LG22, ASM2008510v1, whole genome shotgun sequence. Protein-coding genes within it:
- the atp1b2a gene encoding sodium/potassium-transporting ATPase subunit beta-2a isoform X1, translated to MSGTKEGDRKGSSEWREMFWNPRTHELLGRTASSWGLILLFYLVFYLFLAGMFVLTMYIMLLTLDDYKPTWQDRLATPGMMIRPKGDQLEIRFSVSDTESWDGFIHNLNTFLSPYNDSYQVQTNDNCPPDQYFIQEDSGEVRNNPKRSCQFNRTMLEECSGISDRFYGYSRGQPCILIKLNRVIGMLPGKDGQSPYVTCGAKREDSDKIGPLAYYPPNGTFNLMYYPYYGKRAQVNYTQPLVAVKFLNASVNTDISIECKISSNTLADGSERDKFAGRVSFKLRINDK
- the atp1b2a gene encoding sodium/potassium-transporting ATPase subunit beta-2a isoform X2; translation: MSGTKEGDRKGSSEWREMFWNPRTHELLGRTASSWGLILLFYLVFYLFLAGMFVLTMYIMLLTLDDYKPTWQDRLATPGMMIRPKGDQLEIRFSVSDTESWDGFIHNLNTFLSPYNDSYQVQTNDNCPPDQYFIQEDSGEVRNNPKRSCQFNRTMLEECSGISDRFYGYSRGQPCILIKLNRREDSDKIGPLAYYPPNGTFNLMYYPYYGKRAQVNYTQPLVAVKFLNASVNTDISIECKISSNTLADGSERDKFAGRVSFKLRINDK